A single genomic interval of Haloterrigena salifodinae harbors:
- a CDS encoding molybdopterin molybdotransferase MoeA translates to MDGADSERKRAGFKERTPVDEARRILREAVAGAGDAAAADGDDGDGLSPLTGTERLEVERADGRVLAAPVASARSVPHYERAAMDGYAVRAADTFGASDRSPEVLRIAEGVGADAEVRPDTAARVHTGSALPEGADAVVMIERVTELESAGEVEIEDAVAESENVAPVGEDVEADQHLYDAGHRLRPSDLGLLRSAGYARVAVAEPPTVGVIPTGEELVEADPGPGEVIETNGLTVSRLANRWGGRATYRDVVTDEFESLRVAIQRDLTKDVIVTTGGSSVGERDLLPEVIDELGEVLVHGVGLKPGHPVCLGVVEETPVLALPGYPVACIVNAVQFLRPVMRWLEGTEPDPHPSTLARLERKIPSEPGTRTFARVRLEDREDAADLAADEPRYAATPTRASGSGVLSSVALADGWVVVDDDREGIPAGETVAVQDWEPNT, encoded by the coding sequence CGAGCGCAAGCGGGCCGGGTTCAAGGAACGGACGCCGGTCGACGAGGCGCGACGGATACTCAGGGAGGCCGTCGCGGGAGCCGGCGACGCGGCCGCTGCGGACGGCGACGACGGCGACGGACTCTCGCCGCTGACGGGAACCGAACGGCTCGAGGTCGAGCGCGCGGACGGCCGTGTGCTGGCCGCTCCCGTCGCCTCGGCTCGGAGCGTGCCCCACTATGAGCGGGCCGCGATGGACGGCTACGCCGTCCGCGCCGCGGACACGTTCGGTGCCAGCGACCGCTCGCCCGAAGTGCTGCGGATCGCCGAGGGCGTCGGCGCCGACGCCGAGGTCAGGCCTGACACCGCCGCCCGCGTCCACACCGGCAGCGCCCTTCCGGAGGGCGCCGACGCCGTCGTCATGATCGAGCGCGTGACCGAACTCGAGTCGGCCGGCGAGGTCGAGATCGAGGACGCGGTCGCCGAGAGCGAGAACGTCGCGCCGGTCGGCGAGGACGTCGAGGCGGACCAGCACCTCTACGACGCCGGCCACCGGCTGCGGCCGTCGGATCTGGGCCTGCTGCGGTCGGCGGGCTACGCCCGCGTCGCGGTCGCCGAGCCCCCGACGGTCGGCGTGATCCCGACCGGCGAGGAACTCGTCGAGGCCGATCCGGGGCCGGGCGAGGTGATCGAGACCAACGGGCTCACCGTCTCGCGGCTCGCGAACCGCTGGGGGGGCCGCGCGACCTACCGCGACGTCGTCACCGACGAGTTCGAGTCGCTTCGCGTGGCGATCCAGCGCGATCTGACGAAGGACGTGATCGTCACCACCGGCGGCTCGTCCGTCGGCGAACGCGATCTCCTCCCCGAGGTGATCGACGAACTGGGCGAGGTACTCGTCCACGGCGTCGGCCTCAAACCCGGCCACCCCGTCTGTCTCGGGGTCGTCGAAGAGACCCCCGTCCTCGCGCTGCCGGGCTATCCCGTCGCCTGTATCGTCAACGCCGTCCAGTTCCTCCGACCCGTGATGCGCTGGCTCGAGGGGACCGAGCCCGACCCACACCCGTCGACCCTCGCTCGCCTCGAGCGCAAGATCCCCAGCGAGCCCGGAACGCGGACCTTCGCGCGGGTCCGACTCGAGGACCGCGAGGATGCCGCCGATCTCGCGGCCGACGAGCCGCGGTACGCGGCGACGCCGACCAGAGCGAGCGGCTCCGGCGTGCTTTCGAGCGTCGCGCTAGCCGACGGCTGGGTGGTCGTCGACGACGACCGCGAGGGGATCCCGGCGGGCGAGACCGTCGCCGTGCAGGACTGGGAGCCGAACACGTAA